The DNA sequence ATGGTTGTTAGTCCCGAAGGCTTATCACTTTTTCATTTTCTTCCTCGGGATGTCGATCCCGATTCCCTTTCAGCTGCTACGATAGCTATGGTTGGAGCACTGATGTCAGCTCTAGGTATTTTGGGGAAAAGCAACTACTCTAGGTTAGATGTTGAGCTTGGCGATGGAAGCCATATAATATTCTCTCCTCTAGAC is a window from the Thermoproteales archaeon genome containing:
- a CDS encoding roadblock/LC7 domain-containing protein, with protein sequence MNIKEKESNSSKDLLTQGESILKKLVMKSRGSIEYAMVVSPEGLSLFHFLPRDVDPDSLSAATIAMVGALMSALGILGKSNYSRLDVELGDGSHIIFSPLD